One stretch of Arthrobacter polaris DNA includes these proteins:
- the aroC gene encoding chorismate synthase: protein MLRWLTAGESHGPALVGIIEGVPAGVELTSAHIQDALARRRLGYGRGARMKFEQDVVTILGGVRHGLXQGGPVAIQIANSEWPKWEAIMSADPVDEAELANQARNAPLTRPRPGHADFTGMQKYAFTEARPVLERASARETATRVALGVVAAQMLAAVGVQLVSHTVQIAGVASPESAALPEFTDVAALDADPLRCFDAQTSAAMVAEVDVAQKQGETLGGVVEVLAYNLPPGLGSYVHWDRRLDSRLAGALMGIQAIKGVEVGDGFATAARRGSAAHDEIVRDADGRIIRTSNRAGGIEGGMSIGDVLRVRAAMKPIATVPRALKTIDVATGEAAKAHHQRSDVCAVPAAGVVAEAMTALVLAEALVEKFGGDSIAETKRNMDSYLAGIPANLDTQRH from the coding sequence ATGTTGCGTTGGTTGACCGCCGGAGAATCACATGGCCCGGCACTCGTGGGAATTATTGAAGGCGTACCTGCCGGTGTGGAGCTTACGAGCGCCCACATTCAGGACGCCCTGGCTCGTCGCCGCCTGGGCTATGGCCGCGGCGCCCGGATGAAGTTTGAACAGGACGTGGTGACCATCTTAGGTGGTGTCCGCCACGGTCTGANNCAAGGTGGCCCCGTCGCCATCCAGATCGCCAATTCTGAATGGCCCAAGTGGGAGGCGATCATGTCTGCGGACCCCGTGGATGAGGCTGAGCTGGCAAACCAGGCCCGCAACGCACCCTTGACACGTCCGCGCCCCGGCCACGCCGATTTCACCGGCATGCAGAAGTACGCCTTTACCGAGGCCCGGCCTGTCCTGGAGCGTGCCAGTGCCCGCGAAACAGCCACCCGGGTTGCCCTCGGTGTGGTGGCTGCACAAATGCTGGCCGCGGTTGGTGTTCAGCTGGTCAGCCACACAGTACAGATCGCCGGTGTCGCTTCCCCTGAGAGCGCTGCACTGCCTGAGTTCACAGACGTTGCTGCCCTGGACGCCGATCCGCTGCGTTGCTTTGATGCGCAAACCTCCGCTGCCATGGTTGCTGAAGTTGATGTGGCACAGAAGCAGGGTGAAACTCTAGGTGGCGTCGTCGAGGTGCTGGCCTACAACCTGCCCCCAGGACTTGGCAGCTACGTCCATTGGGACCGCCGTCTTGACTCCCGCCTGGCCGGTGCCCTCATGGGTATCCAAGCTATCAAGGGTGTTGAAGTCGGTGATGGTTTCGCCACTGCAGCCCGCCGTGGTTCAGCAGCGCATGATGAAATTGTGCGCGACGCCGACGGCCGCATCATCCGTACCTCTAACCGTGCCGGAGGCATTGAAGGTGGCATGAGCATTGGGGATGTGCTGCGTGTGCGTGCAGCGATGAAGCCTATCGCCACCGTGCCGCGCGCCTTGAAGACCATTGATGTGGCCACCGGTGAAGCCGCCAAGGCCCACCATCAGCGTTCAGATGTGTGTGCCGTACCAGCTGCTGGCGTGGTGGCAGAAGCCATGACGGCACTGGTGCTGGCCGAAGCTCTTGTGGAGAAGTTTGGTGGGGACTCCATCGCCGAAACCAAACGCAATATGGATAGCTACTTGGCGGGAATTCCCGCCAATCTGGATACTCAGAGGCACTGA
- a CDS encoding shikimate dehydrogenase — protein sequence MGHPIGHSKSPALHNAAYDVLGANFSYRSIDVEMAALPALLAQVRAEGNWYGLSVTMPXXNAAVDLLDELTXVARALGAVNTIIVTNNVLPNNVLPNNDGGSTHLRGDNTDVAGIVNALRYAGVXERPRAAILGGGGTAVSAIAALAHMAAXEIVVYVRNPAKAAGTLEVAAKLHTXRSLEPFVGADQALASFDVVISTLPPHGADALAQTLAGQGGELDGALLLDVAYDXWPSALGQAWXARGXTVVAGIEMLLYQGVEQVKLFTAAGGYGTLATDKEGDVINVMCDALGVRRRXPHEQNMAG from the coding sequence TTGGGTCACCCGATTGGGCACTCCAAATCGCCTGCTCTGCATAATGCCGCCTATGACGTGCTCGGTGCCAATTTCAGCTACCGCAGCATTGACGTAGAAATGGCTGCGCTGCCAGCATTATTAGCCCAGGTGCGTGCCGAGGGTAATTGGTACGGCCTGTCCGTGACCATGCCCNTANAAAATGCCGCAGTGGACCTTCTTGATGAGCTGACCNCTGTTGCCCGTGCACTGGGTGCGGTCAATACGATCATTGTCACCAACAACGTTCTCCCCAACAACGTTCTCCCCAACAACGACGGCGGGAGCACCCACCTGCGCGGGGATAACACCGACGTTGCTGGCATTGTGAACGCGCTGCGTTACGCCGGGGTGNGGGAACGCCCGCGTGCTGCCATCCTCGGTGGCGGAGGGACTGCTGTTTCGGCCATCGCCGCGCTGGCGCATATGGCGGCCNAGGAGATTGTGGTTTATGTGCGTAACCCGGCCAAGGCTGCAGGCACCCTTGAGGTGGCAGCTAAGTTGCACACTGNNAGATCTCTTGAGCCCTTTGTAGGTGCGGACCAAGCTTTGGCAAGTTTCGACGTCGTCATTTCCACGCTGCCACCCCATGGCGCTGACGCACTTGCCCAGACCCTGGCCGGGCAAGGCGGCGAACTTGACGGGGCACTGTTGCTCGATGTGGCCTACGACNCCTGGCCCAGTGCACTGGGCCAAGCCTGGNAAGCGCGCGGGNGAACCGTCGTGGCAGGGATTGAAATGCTGCTGTACCAAGGTGTGGAACAAGTCAAACTGTTTACGGCCGCCGGAGGTTACGGCACGCTGGCAACAGACAAAGAAGGGGACGTCATCAATGTGATGTGCGACGCACTTGGCGTACGTAGGCGGNAACCCCACGAACAGAACATGGCAGGATAG
- the mltG gene encoding endolytic transglycosylase MltG: MSDLFRGPRHAPAMMGNIRNQXPSVEDPEHAQNDEYHDQGHPVQDPTEEVHPEEDYTVALPSRRTSRVSKRVRKRRRSVVFFIILIMFAAVVYFAVQAAKPMIAGFQVADYPGPGTGTVQVVVPEGATGRTVASELKSQDVVASEQAFLDALKASKGSGSLQPGSFSMKTQMKAADAVTILXAVSDEKVHYAAVAQNLRXGDTLAVLADSTGIPLNEFQSLAKQPQLFDLPAKAXXLEGYLAXGEYRFPIELDAQGILTEMVTATKKSLSDTGITDPAEQYRVLTIASIIEFEGNAANYAKISGAIENRINNPNGETGGRLESDATVAYGLGLKTYNITAAQXADKSNLYNTFANPGLPVGPIGSXGIKAIEAAAHPEANPYYFWVTVNLKTGETLYAATFAEHQANVAKYVAWCDANPGXCK; the protein is encoded by the coding sequence ATGAGCGATCTTTTCCGTGGCCCCAGGCATGCCCCGGCCATGATGGGCAACATCAGGAATCAGCNNCCATCTGTGGAGGACCCCGAGCACGCCCAGAACGACGAATATCACGATCAGGGCCACCCTGTGCAGGATCCTACTGAGGAGGTCCACCCCGAGGAGGATTACACAGTTGCCTTGCCGTCCAGGCGAACAAGCCGGGTCTCCAAGCGAGTGCGCAAACGCCGTCGCAGCGTGGTCTTCTTCATCATCTTGATCATGTTTGCCGCCGTGGTTTATTTTGCTGTTCAGGCAGCCAAGCCCATGATTGCTGGCTTCCAGGTGGCCGACTACCCCGGTCCGGGCACAGGCACCGTCCAAGTTGTGGTCCCTGAAGGGGCCACCGGGCGCACCGTGGCCAGTGAACTGAAATCTCAAGATGTGGTGGCGAGCGAGCAGGCGTTCTTGGATGCGTTGAAGGCCTCTAAAGGTTCAGGTTCTCTGCAGCCGGGAAGCTTTTCTATGAAGACGCAAATGAAAGCTGCCGACGCCGTCACTATTCTTNTGGCCGTCAGTGATGAGAAAGTTCATTACGCTGCCGTGGCACAAAACCTGCGCNAGGGTGACACGCTCGCTGTCTTGGCTGATAGCACCGGCATTCCGCTCAATGAATTTCAGTCGCTGGCAAAGCAGCCGCAACTATTCGATCTGCCTGCCAAGGCANAANACCTTGAAGGTTACCTGGCCNCCGGGGAGTATCGCTTCCCCATTGAGCTTGATGCCCAGGGCATCCTGACAGAGATGGTGACGGCCACCAAGAAGTCACTTAGTGATACCGGCATCACCGATCCCGCTGAGCAGTACCGGGTCCTGACCATTGCCAGCATCATAGAGTTTGAGGGCAACGCGGCGAACTACGCCAAGATTTCAGGTGCTATTGAGAACCGCATCAACAACCCCAATGGGGAAACAGGCGGGCGGCTTGAATCGGATGCAACCGTGGCCTATGGGCTGGGTCTGAAGACCTACAACATCACAGCAGCGCAANAAGCTGACAAGTCGAACCTGTACAACACCTTCGCCAATCCGGGACTGCCGGTGGGGCCTATTGGTTCCNCAGGTATCAAGGCCATTGAAGCTGCCGCCCACCCAGAAGCGAACCCGTACTATTTCTGGGTGACCGTTAACTTAAAGACAGGCGAAACGCTCTACGCAGCCACCTTTGCCGAACACCAGGCTAACGTGGCCAAGTATGTTGCGTGGTGTGATGCGAACCCGGGNNAGTGCAAGTAA
- the ruvX gene encoding Holliday junction resolvase RuvX — MSERNFPQGVKLGVDVGMVRVGLASCDPDGILATPVKTLSRDLKKNSDVKVVVKEAAXRGAVQIFVGLPRTMKGEEKSSAEMARSYADILVAALQSAGLAVSVHLIDERLTTVSAHQALHEAGMSSREHRKVVDQVAAVGILQHAIDMQXARNANVGQAVRTSEPGVVGTAGTSEHEEVSTISTHTGVPEETIQAP, encoded by the coding sequence ATGTCGGAGCGAAACTTCCCGCAAGGGGTCAAATTGGGTGTGGATGTGGGTATGGTCCGCGTCGGTTTGGCCTCTTGTGACCCGGATGGTATTTTAGCAACCCCGGTCAAGACATTGAGTAGGGACCTGAAGAAGAACAGTGATGTGAAAGTCGTTGTCAAAGAGGCGGCCANNCGCGGGGCTGTGCAAATCTTCGTTGGGCTGCCAAGAACCATGAAAGGTGAGGAAAAGTCCTCCGCAGAGATGGCGCGCAGCTATGCAGATATCTTAGTAGCAGCCCTGCAGAGCGCCGGATTGGCTGTGAGCGTCCATCTGATTGACGAACGGCTGACAACCGTCAGCGCTCACCAAGCGCTGCATGAGGCTGGCATGAGTAGCCGTGAACACCGTAAAGTAGTAGATCAGGTGGCAGCTGTAGGAATTTTACAGCACGCCATCGACATGCAAAANGCGCGCAACGCCAATGTTGGCCAGGCCGTGCGCACATCTGAGCCGGGCGTTGTGGGGACTGCCGGAACATCTGAACACGAAGAGGTTTCCACCATTTCCACGCATACTGGCGTGCCCGAAGAAACGATTCAGGCACCATGA
- the alaS gene encoding alanine--tRNA ligase — protein sequence MKSHDIARRWVDXXASKSHTXVPSASXVSSDPSLLFTVAGMVPFIPYLTAREVPPFARATSVQXCIRTGDIEEVGKTVRHGTFFQMCGNFSFGDYFKEGAISYAWELLTXTLDQGGYGLPAEKLWVTVYLDDEEALEIWRDKIGVPPERIQXMGKADNYWSTGQPGPAGPCSEIFXDRGPEYGIDGGPAADDTRYIEIWNLVFMQFQRGEGTGKDNFEILGELPKKXIDTGLGLERLAMILQGVENMYETDQVRPVLDKAAEIAGKTYTSTEDPNDPHHIDDVRLRVVADHIRSALMLISDGVSXSNEGRGYVLRRLIRRAVRSMRLLGVESAVLXDLLPVSRDAMKGAYPEVDTDFARIARIAYAEERSFLRTIASGTARLEEAVKESKAANANLSASEAFALHDTYGFPIDLTLEMAAEAGLAVDETGFRALMLEQRQRAQKDAKAKXSGHADLSVFHALLAQGETVFTGYTELEGEGRVRSILSNGTAVAHASTGDEISXILDSTPFYAEAGGQSADTGLITGDGFVVEVLDVQRPIKGLSVHQAIVREGELPADALVRAAVDRERRHAAEQAHTGTHIVHAALHQILGPEALQRGSFNKAGYLRFDFAWGEGLSTATRSEIEEVANIAIRNNYRVDTKVMDLDAAKALGATALFGENYGAEVRVVEIDGAWSRELCGGTHVASTSNIGSLTLXGEQSVGSGNRRVEAFVGMDAFRHLAAERALVNQLTDMLKVPSNLLQERVAATLAKLKSAEKELERLRKEQLGAVAATLAGTAVDTNGVRVIAHDAGEVASADDLRALALDLRERLGAAASTIAVAGASNGRPIILILTNEAARDAGIRAGNLVKLASGILGGGGGGKADMAQGGGTDVNAIGGALAAVSDAVKNRP from the coding sequence ATGAAATCGCACGACATTGCACGCCGCTGGGTAGATNTTNTTGCCAGCAAGTCACATACCNCCGTGCCTTCGGCCTCCNTGGTGTCCTCCGACCCATCATTGCTGTTCACAGTTGCTGGCATGGTTCCGTTCATCCCGTACTTGACGGCCCGGGAAGTGCCGCCCTTTGCGCGCGCCACCAGCGTGCAANAATGTATCCGCACCGGAGATATTGAAGAGGTGGGCAAGACTGTCCGCCACGGCACCTTCTTTCAGATGTGCGGCAACTTCTCCTTCGGTGATTACTTCAAAGAAGGCGCCATCAGCTACGCCTGGGAGCTGCTGACANACACCCTGGACCAAGGCGGGTACGGTCTCCCCGCAGAGAAACTGTGGGTCACTGTCTACCTCGACGACGAGGAGGCACTGGAGATTTGGCGCGATAAGATCGGCGTCCCGCCCGAGCGGATCCAANAAATGGGCAAGGCTGATAACTACTGGTCAACCGGCCAGCCTGGCCCGGCCGGGCCCTGTTCGGAAATCTTTNACGATCGTGGCCCGGAGTACGGCATCGATGGTGGCCCAGCTGCAGATGACACTCGCTATATTGAAATCTGGAACCTGGTGTTCATGCAGTTCCAACGTGGCGAGGGCACAGGTAAGGACAACTTTGAAATTCTGGGCGAGCTGCCTAAGAAANACATCGACACTGGCTTGGGGCTTGAACGCCTGGCCATGATTCTCCAGGGAGTGGAGAACATGTATGAGACGGACCAAGTCCGTCCCGTCCTGGACAAGGCTGCCGAGATTGCCGGTAAGACCTACACCTCCACTGAAGACCCTAACGATCCGCACCACATTGACGATGTGCGCCTGCGCGTGGTGGCCGATCACATCCGCTCGGCTCTCATGCTGATTTCCGACGGCGTTTCCNCCTCCAACGAGGGCCGAGGTTACGTGCTGCGCCGCCTCATCCGCCGTGCCGTGCGCTCCATGCGTCTGCTGGGCGTGGAAAGTGCTGTGCTCNCTGACCTGCTGCCCGTCTCCAGAGATGCCATGAAGGGCGCCTACCCCGAGGTTGACACTGACTTCGCCAGGATCGCCCGCATTGCCTATGCAGAGGAACGCTCCTTCTTGCGCACCATTGCCAGTGGCACCGCGCGCTTGGAAGAAGCGGTCAAGGAGTCCAAAGCGGCCAACGCTAATCTCTCCGCGTCTGAAGCTTTTGCCCTACACGACACCTACGGCTTCCCGATCGATTTGACGCTAGAAATGGCGGCTGAAGCAGGACTGGCTGTTGACGAAACAGGCTTCCGGGCACTCATGCTCGAACAACGCCAGCGTGCTCAGAAGGACGCGAAGGCCAAANAGAGTGGCCACGCCGATCTGAGCGTCTTCCATGCGCTCCTGGCACAGGGTGAAACGGTGTTTACTGGCTACACCGAACTGGAAGGGGAAGGGCGCGTACGCTCCATCCTTTCTAACGGTACCGCCGTAGCTCATGCCTCAACAGGGGATGAGATTTCCNTGATCCTTGACTCCACACCCTTCTATGCCGAGGCAGGTGGCCAATCAGCGGACACCGGACTGATCACCGGCGACGGATTCGTTGTTGAAGTTCTTGACGTCCAGCGCCCCATCAAGGGACTGAGCGTGCACCAAGCAATCGTGCGCGAAGGTGAGCTGCCAGCCGATGCTCTGGTGCGTGCCGCCGTAGACCGTGAGCGCCGCCACGCAGCCGAGCAAGCACATACCGGCACACACATTGTCCATGCTGCCCTGCACCAGATCCTCGGCCCGGAAGCGTTGCAGCGGGGTTCTTTCAATAAGGCCGGCTACCTGCGCTTTGACTTTGCGTGGGGTGAGGGCCTGAGCACTGCCACCCGTTCTGAAATCGAAGAAGTGGCCAACATCGCCATTCGCAACAATTATCGCGTAGATACCAAAGTCATGGACTTGGACGCTGCCAAGGCGCTCGGTGCCACAGCGTTGTTTGGCGAGAACTATGGCGCCGAGGTGCGTGTTGTGGAGATCGACGGCGCCTGGTCGCGTGAGCTCTGCGGTGGTACGCACGTTGCCAGCACCTCAAATATTGGTTCGTTGACCCTTNTGGGCGAACAGTCGGTGGGCTCGGGTAACCGCCGTGTTGAAGCTTTTGTGGGTATGGACGCGTTCCGCCATCTGGCCGCCGAGCGAGCCCTGGTTAACCAGCTCACCGACATGCTCAAGGTGCCTTCGAACCTGCTCCAGGAACGTGTAGCAGCGACGCTGGCCAAACTCAAGAGTGCTGAGAAGGAACTGGAGCGCCTGCGTAAGGAACAGCTCGGTGCCGTCGCTGCGACTTTGGCAGGTACTGCAGTGGATACCAATGGTGTGCGTGTCATTGCGCACGACGCAGGTGAGGTTGCCAGTGCCGATGACCTGCGAGCCCTGGCTCTTGACTTGCGTGAGCGGCTCGGCGCAGCCGCATCGACCATTGCCGTGGCCGGAGCCAGTAATGGCCGCCCGATCATCTTGATTCTCACTAATGAAGCTGCGCGTGACGCTGGAATTAGGGCGGGGAACCTGGTGAAGCTGGCGTCGGGCATCTTAGGCGGTGGCGGTGGCGGTAAGGCCGATATGGCCCAAGGCGGCGGCACGGACGTCAACGCCATTGGTGGCGCCTTGGCGGCCGTCAGTGACGCAGTAAAGAACCGGCCCTAG
- a CDS encoding DUF948 domain-containing protein has product MSGGDIAGLIAAGXFAVLVALLAVPIFKLGKVFDEIRTTIKQIGDGTTPLIDEVTATVATTNTALGKVDGISNNVSDATANISALSALVAATIGSPLIKVSAFSYGVRQAIAGRKKPSRARRSR; this is encoded by the coding sequence ATGAGTGGTGGCGACATTGCAGGATTGATAGCGGCAGGGNTCTTTGCCGTCCTTGTGGCATTGCTGGCCGTACCGATCTTCAAGCTGGGCAAGGTCTTTGATGAAATCCGTACCACCATCAAGCAAATCGGTGACGGTACCACCCCGCTCATCGACGAGGTCACAGCCACCGTGGCCACAACGAACACAGCGCTTGGCAAGGTTGATGGAATCTCCAATAACGTTTCCGATGCCACCGCCAATATTTCAGCACTCTCAGCCCTGGTTGCTGCAACCATCGGCTCGCCGCTGATTAAGGTTTCCGCCTTTTCCTACGGTGTCCGCCAGGCTATTGCGGGCCGCAAGAAACCCTCCCGCGCTAGGCGTAGCCGTTAA